AACGTTCAGGATGATTTCAGAAGAAATGACTGAGAGATACCGTGATGCACAGTTTGACAAGATCGCGGGAATCGAATCACGTGGCTTCTTTTTCGCCTCTGTTCTTGCTCTTAACCTCTCCAAAGGCCTCATACCCCTACGAAAACCTGGCAAACTTCCATGGACTACAGTTTCCGAGGACTATTCCCTCGAGTATGGGACATCGGGTCTTGAAATGCATGTTGACGCTGTGAAAGATGGAGAGAAGGTGTTGATTGTGGATGACCTTCTTGCTACCGGTGGAACTGCTGCTGCTGCTGCGAGGCTTATTGAGAAACAGGGTGGGGAAGTGGCGGAACTATTTTTTGTATTGGAGTTGAAGGAATTGAATGGAGCTCGGCAGCTTGGCGGAAGACCTTATTCTTCCTTAATTGAGTTTAAATGAAAATATAATTTGCCATTTAATTGACAACACCATAACATATGATAACGAAGTAAGGCCCCCGTAGCTCAGGTGGATAGAGCACCGGTTTCCTAAACCGGGTGTC
This genomic interval from Candidatus Latescibacterota bacterium contains the following:
- a CDS encoding adenine phosphoribosyltransferase — encoded protein: MLDDILKRIREIPDFPRKGILFRDITPALLDPLTFRMISEEMTERYRDAQFDKIAGIESRGFFFASVLALNLSKGLIPLRKPGKLPWTTVSEDYSLEYGTSGLEMHVDAVKDGEKVLIVDDLLATGGTAAAAARLIEKQGGEVAELFFVLELKELNGARQLGGRPYSSLIEFK